The following proteins come from a genomic window of Macrobrachium rosenbergii isolate ZJJX-2024 chromosome 37, ASM4041242v1, whole genome shotgun sequence:
- the LOC136825177 gene encoding uncharacterized protein — MPFTTSSSNDITTTVPITSSNGTATTRTTSSSNASATIIPTSGNATKAMPTSSNPTFASSNTSSTTIPTTTMSTSSNATAATMPVPASST, encoded by the coding sequence ATGCCTTTTACTACTAGTAGCAGTAATGATATTACTACAACAGTGCCAATTACTAGTAGCAATGGTACTGCAACAACAAggactactagtagtagtaatgCTTCTGCTACAATAATACCTACTAGTGGCAATGCTACTAAAGCCATGCCTACTAGTAGCAACCCTACTTTTGCTAGTAGCAATACTTCATCTACAACAATACCTACAACAACAATGTCTACTAGTAGCAACGCAACTGCTGCAACAATGCCTGTGCCTGCTAGTAGTACGTAA